A section of the Acidobacterium capsulatum ATCC 51196 genome encodes:
- a CDS encoding Maf family protein — translation MLVLASASPRRRELLAQAGYEFSTAVAGIDESVREGENPIAYVTRLAREKAVAVHAVQPADSIVLGADTTVVSPTGEMLGKPENDQDAARMLRLLAGATHTVITGVALLQGSHAETAAEVTYVTMRTLSDAEIASYIQTGEPRDKAGAYAIQGYAARWIPRIHGCYFNVVGLPLALVTAMLEGIQAKRTR, via the coding sequence ATGCTCGTACTTGCTTCTGCTTCCCCGCGCCGTCGCGAATTGCTGGCGCAGGCGGGATATGAATTTTCTACTGCCGTGGCCGGCATTGATGAATCGGTGCGCGAAGGGGAGAACCCAATCGCCTATGTAACGCGGCTGGCGCGCGAAAAAGCCGTGGCTGTACACGCTGTTCAGCCCGCCGATTCGATTGTTCTGGGGGCAGACACCACGGTCGTGTCGCCCACCGGAGAAATGCTGGGCAAACCGGAAAACGATCAGGATGCAGCGCGCATGCTGCGCCTGCTGGCCGGTGCAACGCATACAGTGATCACCGGTGTGGCGCTGCTGCAGGGCAGCCATGCGGAGACTGCTGCCGAGGTCACTTACGTGACCATGCGCACGCTCAGCGATGCTGAAATTGCCTCGTACATTCAGACGGGCGAACCGCGGGACAAAGCTGGGGCGTATGCCATTCAGGGGTATGCCGCGCGATGGATTCCGCGCATACACGGCTGCTATTTCAATGTAGTGGGCTTACCGCTGGCGCTCGTGACGGCAATGCTCGAAGGAATTCAGGCCAAGAGGACGCGGTAA
- a CDS encoding Ig-like domain-containing protein — translation MIRQFSYGAGERKPSAAIYVVLLTVLTLLSIPAAHAQQVTRTNLSTSSVNGKLTLQATVSGMTSAPLNSGSVSFETSKGSLGSAFVQNGTASLTVSSLPAGVSQVTAVYHPVTSDYALSASVPAAVSADTTSTVASFNVTATPSSVTLTAGQYTTVLLTVNSVNGFAGTVDLSCSFLPATLGQEADCAFSPDTLALTANGSMTSSMQINTYAASGIYSSKNETPFHRGQTYLAFLLPGGFALFGVVALRRKNGNALRMMGMVALLAVCTAGLTACGARYGYLLHKPFPNPGTPKGSYTLVVSAYSSNGTQVQQATSSSGCSGAACIALTVQ, via the coding sequence ATGATTCGGCAGTTTTCGTATGGCGCGGGCGAGCGCAAACCCAGCGCGGCAATCTATGTGGTGCTCCTCACCGTTCTTACCCTCCTCTCGATTCCTGCTGCGCATGCGCAGCAGGTGACGCGCACGAACCTGAGCACGAGTAGCGTGAACGGGAAGCTGACACTGCAGGCGACGGTCTCCGGCATGACCAGCGCTCCGCTGAACAGTGGCTCGGTCAGCTTTGAGACCTCAAAGGGCTCGCTGGGATCGGCTTTTGTGCAGAATGGAACGGCATCGCTCACAGTGAGTTCGCTACCTGCGGGCGTTTCGCAGGTAACCGCGGTCTATCATCCGGTGACCAGCGATTATGCGCTCTCGGCCTCTGTGCCTGCGGCCGTGTCGGCAGATACTACGTCCACCGTAGCGAGTTTTAATGTGACGGCCACGCCCTCATCTGTCACGTTGACGGCGGGGCAGTACACCACGGTGCTGCTCACGGTGAACTCCGTAAACGGCTTTGCAGGTACCGTCGATCTTTCCTGTTCCTTCCTGCCGGCCACACTCGGGCAGGAGGCGGATTGTGCATTCAGCCCTGACACTCTCGCCCTCACCGCCAATGGCTCGATGACGAGCTCAATGCAGATTAATACCTACGCGGCCTCTGGCATTTATTCCTCAAAGAACGAGACGCCCTTCCATCGTGGACAGACTTATCTCGCCTTCCTGTTGCCGGGCGGATTTGCGTTGTTCGGTGTGGTCGCGCTGCGCCGCAAGAACGGAAATGCGCTTCGCATGATGGGCATGGTTGCGTTGCTGGCGGTCTGTACGGCTGGATTGACGGCGTGCGGCGCGCGTTATGGCTACCTGCTGCACAAGCCGTTCCCAAACCCCGGAACGCCGAAGGGCTCCTACACTCTGGTGGTTTCAGCCTACTCGTCCAACGGCACGCAGGTGCAGCAGGCGACGTCAAGCTCGGGCTGCTCGGGTGCCGCCTGCATTGCGCTGACGGTGCAGTAG
- a CDS encoding isoaspartyl peptidase/L-asparaginase has product MRKVTPVLLVHGGAWAIPEDAREAHRQGVSTALAQGYAVLEKGGSALDAVEAAVTVLEDDPTFDAATGSFLTRDGRVQMDALLMDGARMLAGGVACVERLKNPIQAARLVLEKSHHVYFVGQGAEEFAQEHGMALIDNAELVLDRERERLRSAQEKAKAGLPDTTFAGDDPLASHDTVGAVALDSEGRIAAATSTGGTLNKAPGRVGDSSLIGCGCYADNLSAAVSLTGWGEPIMKLVLGKWATDRVQSGMAPEEAAQAAIAYLARRLQGHAGMILLSPDGRWGIAHNTPQMAWGVCDAQGPRVGLEFRG; this is encoded by the coding sequence ATGCGAAAAGTAACCCCGGTTTTACTGGTCCACGGCGGTGCCTGGGCCATTCCTGAAGATGCGCGCGAGGCCCACCGCCAAGGTGTAAGCACGGCGCTCGCCCAAGGCTATGCCGTGCTTGAAAAAGGCGGCTCCGCGCTCGATGCGGTCGAGGCCGCCGTTACGGTTCTCGAAGATGACCCTACCTTCGATGCCGCGACCGGCAGCTTTTTGACCCGCGATGGCCGCGTGCAGATGGATGCCCTATTGATGGACGGCGCGCGCATGCTCGCCGGCGGCGTGGCATGCGTGGAGCGGCTCAAGAACCCCATTCAGGCCGCGCGGCTGGTGCTTGAGAAAAGCCATCATGTTTATTTTGTGGGCCAGGGCGCCGAAGAGTTCGCGCAGGAGCACGGCATGGCTTTGATCGACAATGCCGAACTGGTGCTTGACCGCGAGCGGGAGCGGTTGCGGTCGGCGCAGGAAAAAGCCAAAGCCGGACTGCCTGACACCACCTTTGCCGGTGACGATCCACTGGCCTCCCATGACACCGTGGGAGCCGTAGCGCTTGACTCTGAGGGCCGTATCGCCGCCGCGACTTCGACGGGCGGCACTCTGAATAAGGCTCCGGGGCGGGTGGGTGATTCTTCGCTCATCGGTTGCGGATGCTATGCCGACAACCTCAGTGCGGCCGTCTCGCTCACGGGGTGGGGCGAGCCCATCATGAAACTGGTCCTGGGCAAATGGGCGACCGATCGCGTGCAGTCCGGAATGGCTCCGGAAGAGGCGGCGCAAGCGGCCATTGCGTATCTGGCGCGGCGGCTGCAAGGCCATGCCGGCATGATTCTGTTGAGCCCTGATGGGCGCTGGGGCATTGCGCATAATACTCCGCAGATGGCCTGGGGCGTATGCGATGCGCAGGGACCGCGCGTAGGGCTCGAGTTCAGAGGGTGA
- a CDS encoding MogA/MoaB family molybdenum cofactor biosynthesis protein produces MISSAVITVSDSCFRGEREDVSGPAVALALAEAGFSVILRRTVPDEVAAIQAELLGCLAQARLVVTTGGTGIGPRDVTPDATRPLCDRSLDGVAELMRSEGRQETIFSVLSRAFCGTAGLSIILNLPGSPRGAVTSLRAVLPLLPHALRLLQGDTQHDDTARDQEVH; encoded by the coding sequence ATGATTTCTTCCGCGGTTATCACCGTCAGTGACTCTTGTTTTCGGGGCGAACGTGAAGACGTTTCCGGTCCCGCGGTGGCGCTGGCATTGGCGGAGGCGGGATTTTCGGTGATTTTGCGACGCACCGTGCCCGATGAGGTGGCGGCCATCCAGGCGGAGCTGCTTGGCTGCCTGGCCCAGGCGCGCCTGGTTGTGACGACCGGCGGCACTGGGATTGGCCCGCGCGACGTGACTCCAGACGCGACGCGGCCCCTGTGTGACCGCTCGCTCGATGGCGTGGCGGAGCTGATGCGGTCCGAAGGCCGTCAGGAGACAATTTTTTCCGTTTTGAGCCGAGCTTTTTGCGGCACAGCGGGCTTGTCAATCATCTTGAATTTACCGGGAAGTCCGCGCGGCGCTGTGACCTCACTGCGCGCGGTGCTGCCATTGCTGCCGCATGCGCTTCGCCTGCTGCAGGGCGACACTCAGCACGACGATACCGCCCGAGATCAGGAAGTCCATTGA
- a CDS encoding YqaA family protein, which yields MTKWKVFLLAFVKPLGFWGAGVIAFIDASSIPLPMDLIMAGYAWSDRWHFYIYAIMAGVGSSIGALIPYYLGRAGGELFLLRRIDRKRFEALRDRFERQEMMAMIIPSMMPPPTPWKLFVFGAGVFEMRTPQFLLAVFIGRTIRYMVEGLLTVLYGPEIIVLFGKLVHKHLILLLVCSLAFIGLIVWWLVWRALKPVKE from the coding sequence TTGACGAAGTGGAAGGTTTTTCTCCTCGCCTTTGTGAAGCCGCTGGGCTTCTGGGGCGCGGGAGTGATCGCATTTATCGACGCCAGCTCAATCCCGCTCCCCATGGACCTCATCATGGCCGGATATGCCTGGTCGGACCGCTGGCATTTTTATATCTACGCCATCATGGCCGGCGTGGGCTCCTCGATTGGCGCTCTCATTCCGTATTACCTTGGCCGTGCCGGTGGCGAGCTCTTCCTGCTGCGGCGTATTGATCGCAAACGCTTTGAGGCGCTGCGCGACCGCTTTGAACGGCAGGAGATGATGGCGATGATCATCCCGTCCATGATGCCGCCACCCACGCCCTGGAAGCTGTTTGTGTTTGGTGCGGGCGTCTTCGAGATGAGAACGCCGCAGTTTCTGCTGGCTGTGTTTATCGGGCGCACCATTCGCTACATGGTGGAGGGGCTGCTCACCGTGTTATACGGGCCTGAGATCATCGTTCTGTTCGGCAAACTCGTACACAAGCACCTGATTCTGCTGCTGGTCTGCTCGCTGGCGTTCATTGGACTGATTGTCTGGTGGCTGGTGTGGCGAGCGCTGAAGCCTGTCAAAGAGTAA
- a CDS encoding lactonase family protein → MALNRREFLRSAAVAPVAAKHLWSHPHEKAKRRLLFVGTRTDKTSKGIYAYRWDPEQGELTSLGLAVESQEPTFLTVHPNGEFLYAANELDEFEGAKSGAVSAFRIDREQARLHPINQIASEGTETCNVNVSHTGYAAFCANYASGSMSSFFLNPSGALSAPVSHFQYHGHGPNPERQAGPHAHRVTPSPDDRFLLVNDLGLDRIHIYRLDAANAKLTPNDPPHWEAFAGSGPRALHFHPNGHVAYVVFEMGSAVQALHWDKEKGTLHALQDPIHLTPPTYHEISTGCDMVLDHKARFAYVINRFYNRIITFSVDHDGKLTLLHRSSCGGEVPRHLALDPTGRWLLLANQKSDNIAVFEIHPETGVVSDKPAKSYPISIPQCLLFV, encoded by the coding sequence ATGGCACTGAATCGTCGTGAATTCCTGCGTTCGGCCGCTGTCGCTCCGGTAGCGGCCAAGCATCTCTGGTCACATCCTCACGAGAAGGCCAAACGCCGTCTGCTCTTTGTGGGCACTCGTACCGACAAAACCAGCAAGGGCATCTATGCCTACCGCTGGGACCCGGAGCAGGGCGAACTCACCTCGCTGGGCCTCGCCGTCGAGAGCCAGGAGCCAACCTTTCTCACTGTTCATCCCAATGGCGAGTTTCTTTATGCAGCCAACGAGCTGGATGAATTTGAAGGAGCCAAGAGCGGAGCCGTCAGCGCATTTCGCATTGACCGGGAGCAGGCGCGGCTGCATCCGATCAATCAGATTGCCTCAGAGGGAACCGAAACCTGTAACGTGAATGTCAGCCACACGGGTTATGCTGCCTTCTGCGCCAACTATGCCAGCGGCAGCATGTCGTCGTTCTTTCTCAATCCCTCGGGAGCGCTCAGCGCGCCGGTCTCGCACTTCCAGTACCATGGCCACGGACCGAATCCAGAGCGTCAGGCTGGCCCGCACGCGCACCGCGTCACACCATCCCCTGACGACCGTTTCCTGCTGGTGAACGACCTCGGCCTGGATCGGATTCACATCTATCGTCTCGACGCCGCCAATGCGAAGCTCACGCCCAATGACCCTCCACATTGGGAGGCCTTTGCTGGCTCAGGACCGCGCGCGCTGCATTTTCACCCAAATGGGCATGTAGCGTATGTCGTCTTTGAAATGGGATCGGCCGTGCAGGCTCTGCACTGGGACAAGGAAAAGGGTACGCTCCACGCCTTGCAGGATCCGATTCACCTCACACCCCCCACCTATCACGAAATCAGCACCGGCTGCGACATGGTTCTGGACCACAAGGCGCGCTTCGCCTACGTGATCAATCGTTTCTACAACCGCATCATTACCTTTTCCGTAGACCATGACGGCAAGCTGACGCTGCTGCACCGCAGTTCCTGCGGCGGCGAGGTTCCGCGCCATCTTGCGCTGGACCCCACCGGACGCTGGCTACTCCTCGCCAATCAAAAATCGGACAACATTGCCGTCTTTGAGATTCATCCTGAAACAGGCGTGGTCTCGGACAAACCGGCCAAGAGTTATCCGATCTCGATTCCGCAGTGCTTGTTGTTTGTGTAG
- the lpxC gene encoding UDP-3-O-acyl-N-acetylglucosamine deacetylase → MSLFDAVHYEHTVSAPLEFHGTGLHSGAPVCMRLLPATAGMGVVFRRTDLEGFEIAATGRNVAKVSYATSLMRQSVLISTTEHLLSALVGMGVDNVIVELNNLELPILDGSAMPYVEAFRRVGLRMQRRKRQYLRVLKSVEVRDGDKFIGVYPGEGYRVSYQIDFPSPIGRQGFVVDLASRNYGKEIAPARTFGYKEDESKLRDMGLIRGASEENAIILTRQAVVNGPLRFDDEFVRHKVLDLIGDLALVGHQILGHVKAERAGHAMHTALVSRLLKDKSAWELVTLAEKKAAKEAVPARRLVTV, encoded by the coding sequence ATGTCTTTGTTCGACGCCGTTCACTACGAGCACACTGTCAGCGCTCCCCTTGAGTTTCATGGTACCGGCCTGCATAGCGGGGCACCCGTGTGCATGCGCTTGCTGCCGGCTACGGCGGGCATGGGTGTTGTCTTTCGGCGCACCGACCTCGAGGGCTTCGAGATTGCCGCGACCGGGCGCAATGTAGCCAAGGTGAGTTATGCCACAAGCCTCATGCGCCAGAGCGTGCTCATCTCGACCACCGAGCATCTGCTTTCCGCGCTGGTCGGCATGGGCGTGGACAACGTAATCGTGGAGTTGAATAACCTGGAGCTGCCGATTCTGGATGGCAGCGCGATGCCTTACGTGGAGGCATTTCGCCGGGTGGGCCTGCGCATGCAGCGCCGCAAGCGGCAGTACCTGCGCGTGCTGAAGAGTGTGGAAGTGCGCGACGGGGACAAGTTCATCGGCGTATATCCGGGCGAGGGCTATCGCGTCTCCTACCAGATTGACTTTCCTTCACCGATTGGGCGTCAGGGCTTCGTGGTGGATCTGGCATCGCGCAATTACGGCAAAGAGATCGCTCCCGCGCGCACCTTTGGCTACAAGGAAGACGAGAGCAAGTTGCGTGACATGGGTCTGATTCGCGGCGCTTCAGAGGAGAACGCGATTATCCTCACGCGCCAGGCCGTGGTCAACGGGCCGCTGCGCTTTGACGACGAGTTTGTGCGCCACAAGGTGCTGGATCTGATTGGAGACCTCGCCCTGGTGGGACACCAGATTCTTGGCCACGTAAAGGCCGAGCGCGCCGGCCACGCCATGCACACGGCCCTGGTCTCACGGCTGTTGAAAGACAAGTCTGCATGGGAACTGGTGACACTCGCAGAAAAGAAAGCCGCGAAGGAAGCAGTTCCCGCGCGGCGTCTGGTGACGGTGTAA
- a CDS encoding mechanosensitive ion channel family protein produces the protein MNHRFIGRFSRPAFWIFGIAAAMSAVPFFQLNDSMAGTVEHILHIIFLICIGWVLVAFVYTFEDVMVRRYDMSTADNLNARRIRTQLAVIRRIALIFVFVLTAGLVLYTFNHTRIWQYGAGLIASAGLASFALASAAKTTVGNMLAGIQIALTEPIRLDDVVIVDGQWGRIEEITSAYVVVKIWNLERLIVPLTWFIENPFQNWTRTSSDLIGTFYIYVDYTCPVDPLRKEFERILKETTLWDGKAQVLQVTDLFKTTMQLRCLLSATDSGKLFDLRCLAREKMILFIQQNYPQHLPTLRFAENARDQEHSHENALRSAALEAKTNSPAP, from the coding sequence ATGAACCATCGCTTTATCGGCCGCTTCAGCCGTCCGGCATTCTGGATCTTTGGCATCGCGGCCGCGATGAGCGCCGTCCCCTTCTTCCAGCTCAACGATTCGATGGCCGGCACGGTTGAGCATATTCTTCACATCATTTTTCTTATTTGCATCGGCTGGGTACTGGTCGCCTTCGTTTATACCTTTGAAGACGTCATGGTGCGGCGCTACGACATGAGCACCGCGGATAACCTCAACGCCCGCCGTATTCGTACCCAGCTTGCCGTCATTCGCCGCATCGCGCTCATCTTCGTTTTTGTGTTGACGGCGGGTCTCGTACTCTACACCTTCAATCACACGCGCATCTGGCAATATGGCGCGGGCTTGATTGCATCGGCCGGACTCGCCTCTTTTGCACTCGCCAGCGCGGCCAAAACCACCGTGGGCAACATGCTAGCGGGCATTCAGATTGCCTTGACCGAGCCGATTCGCCTCGATGACGTGGTGATTGTAGATGGCCAGTGGGGCCGCATTGAGGAGATTACCTCGGCCTATGTCGTAGTGAAAATCTGGAATCTCGAACGCCTCATCGTGCCGCTCACCTGGTTCATCGAGAATCCATTTCAGAATTGGACCCGCACTTCCTCTGATTTGATTGGCACCTTTTATATCTACGTGGACTACACCTGCCCGGTCGATCCGCTGCGCAAAGAGTTTGAGCGCATATTGAAAGAGACGACACTGTGGGACGGCAAGGCGCAGGTGCTGCAAGTCACCGACCTCTTCAAGACGACCATGCAGTTGCGCTGTCTGCTGAGTGCAACTGACTCGGGCAAGCTCTTTGACCTGCGCTGCCTCGCCCGCGAGAAGATGATCCTCTTCATCCAGCAAAACTATCCGCAGCACCTGCCGACCCTGCGCTTTGCCGAGAACGCACGCGATCAGGAGCATTCACATGAAAATGCGCTTCGGAGCGCGGCACTCGAAGCGAAGACAAACTCGCCCGCACCTTGA
- a CDS encoding M20 family metallopeptidase: MESPSMDREAVNRCVQVVAEAGVRLGGKPKRYSNSQFGDTLELRFASRKRGRPLLLLGHLDTVWPLGTLRRMPFRIALEPGGERIAGPGIYDMKAGVTMALTAIEILQKTDQLSRPVTLLLVSDEEVGSLFSRPITEKLARESAAVFVLEPAQGRTGAYKTARKGVGDYTLRVRGVAAHSGVDFTSGHSAIEELARQIEQIRGFTELERGLTLNVGVIRGGSARNVIAAHAEADIDVRIARAGDAARIDKKLKKLRPRDPRCVLSIEGGVNRPPMERSRATVALFRQAQTLARQMGFALDEASTGGGSDGNFTAALGVPTLDGMGAVGEGAHATHESIFRKDLAPRTALLAAMIGSAER; the protein is encoded by the coding sequence ATGGAATCACCTAGCATGGATCGTGAGGCCGTCAACCGTTGCGTGCAGGTGGTTGCGGAAGCGGGCGTTCGCCTGGGAGGGAAACCAAAACGGTACAGCAATTCCCAATTTGGCGACACGCTGGAACTGCGCTTTGCCAGCCGCAAACGGGGACGTCCCCTGTTACTTCTTGGGCACCTCGACACGGTCTGGCCGCTCGGGACACTCCGCCGCATGCCGTTCCGCATCGCGCTTGAGCCGGGCGGCGAGCGCATTGCCGGGCCCGGCATCTATGACATGAAAGCTGGCGTGACCATGGCGCTAACGGCGATTGAGATTCTGCAGAAGACCGATCAACTCTCGCGACCGGTCACGCTGCTGCTGGTCAGCGACGAGGAAGTAGGCAGCCTCTTCTCACGGCCGATCACCGAGAAGCTGGCACGTGAATCAGCAGCCGTTTTTGTGCTTGAGCCTGCGCAAGGACGCACCGGGGCCTATAAGACCGCGCGCAAGGGAGTCGGAGACTACACGCTGCGCGTGCGCGGCGTGGCCGCACACAGCGGGGTGGATTTCACCAGTGGCCACTCGGCCATCGAAGAGCTGGCCCGGCAGATCGAGCAGATTCGCGGCTTCACTGAACTGGAGAGGGGCCTCACGCTCAATGTGGGCGTGATTCGCGGGGGCAGCGCCCGCAACGTGATTGCCGCACACGCCGAGGCGGATATCGACGTGCGCATTGCCCGGGCGGGCGATGCGGCACGCATTGATAAAAAACTCAAGAAATTGCGCCCCCGCGACCCGCGCTGCGTCTTATCCATAGAAGGTGGCGTCAACCGGCCGCCCATGGAGCGCTCGCGCGCCACGGTAGCACTCTTCCGTCAGGCACAAACGCTAGCCCGGCAGATGGGCTTTGCGCTCGATGAGGCTTCGACGGGCGGCGGATCGGACGGCAACTTCACGGCGGCACTTGGCGTCCCAACACTAGACGGCATGGGAGCCGTCGGTGAGGGTGCGCACGCGACGCACGAGTCCATCTTCCGTAAGGATCTGGCTCCGCGCACTGCATTGCTCGCAGCCATGATAGGGAGTGCAGAGAGGTAA
- a CDS encoding cell envelope integrity protein TolA, with amino-acid sequence MPITEVPTNQAPPEPPTPRNTRNRYEDLDADHLLHVIEDLEDAKSWGRVREMIWVSIILHLLVAWFLIYGPKHLWHVRVVTPAEQLREHPPKQLSYIQLPPDLLKQKPKQTNIISDQNRVAESKHPVPVKKTPQQLEAMRRAGELRSPGRPQRPAPQQRPAPTQQAQRPMPRGAQPQAQRAPKTPPAQPLPNNSQSKLSAPAPAPKIQNFRASTSVSPGEQLQQALRAASRGSYYGGGGGGQNGGDEGMNAPVQHNGEQGAVEILSDTMGVDFSHYIQKVIEATKRAWYPIIPEEARPPLNKQGEVAIRFEIYPDGSVHVMQLYGPSGDVALDRAAWGGITGASPYPPLPKQFKGKYLALQFNFLYNETPGGQ; translated from the coding sequence ATGCCGATCACTGAAGTCCCAACGAACCAGGCACCTCCTGAGCCGCCGACGCCCAGGAATACGCGCAACCGTTACGAAGACCTGGACGCCGATCATCTCCTCCACGTCATTGAAGACCTGGAGGACGCAAAGTCGTGGGGACGCGTGCGCGAGATGATCTGGGTATCGATCATTCTGCACTTGCTCGTGGCCTGGTTTCTCATCTACGGCCCCAAGCATCTCTGGCATGTTCGCGTGGTTACGCCGGCAGAGCAGTTGCGGGAGCATCCTCCCAAGCAACTCTCCTACATCCAGCTTCCGCCCGATCTGCTGAAGCAGAAGCCCAAGCAGACCAATATTATTTCCGACCAGAATCGAGTAGCCGAAAGCAAGCACCCGGTTCCGGTCAAGAAGACCCCGCAGCAGTTGGAAGCGATGCGCAGGGCGGGAGAATTGCGTTCGCCCGGACGGCCACAACGGCCTGCCCCGCAGCAGCGGCCCGCCCCAACCCAGCAGGCGCAGCGGCCCATGCCGCGTGGCGCGCAGCCGCAGGCCCAGCGCGCTCCCAAGACACCTCCGGCGCAACCGCTGCCCAACAACAGCCAGTCGAAGTTAAGCGCTCCCGCGCCCGCGCCAAAGATTCAGAACTTCCGCGCCAGCACCAGCGTCTCGCCCGGCGAGCAGCTTCAGCAGGCTCTTCGCGCGGCCTCGCGCGGCTCCTATTACGGAGGAGGCGGAGGCGGCCAGAACGGCGGCGATGAAGGCATGAATGCGCCCGTGCAGCACAACGGCGAGCAGGGAGCCGTCGAGATTCTGAGCGACACGATGGGCGTGGACTTCAGCCACTATATCCAAAAAGTCATCGAGGCCACCAAACGGGCCTGGTATCCCATCATTCCCGAAGAGGCACGTCCGCCCCTCAATAAGCAGGGTGAGGTTGCGATCCGCTTTGAGATTTACCCAGACGGCAGCGTGCACGTGATGCAGCTTTACGGCCCATCGGGCGATGTTGCGCTCGACCGCGCGGCCTGGGGTGGCATCACGGGCGCTTCACCCTACCCGCCGCTCCCCAAGCAGTTCAAGGGCAAATATCTGGCCCTGCAGTTCAACTTCCTATACAACGAAACTCCGGGTGGTCAATAG
- the miaA gene encoding tRNA (adenosine(37)-N6)-dimethylallyltransferase MiaA, whose translation MQPLLVVLLGPTASGKTALSLALAERFNGEIVSCDSIAVYRELEIGSAKPSLAERARVPHYLIDVFGPQEWCTAGDYSRLGRAAIAEISGRQHLPIVTGGTGFYLRALIDGLFPGPPRSAKLRERLERSAQRHPAGWLHRLLQRLDAAAAERIHANDTPKLIRAIEVCLAARQPITQAWQAGRDPLTGYRVLRIGLNPDRQALYARIDGRAQSMFEYGLLEETSYIMKTYGNTLPTLDALGYRQAKQVLSGELALKDAIAAAQQGHRNYAKRQLTWFRREPEVHWLAGFGDDPAIEAAACQIIQTALAAPHSTPEKPQE comes from the coding sequence TTGCAACCACTTCTGGTGGTGCTGCTCGGCCCGACCGCAAGTGGAAAAACTGCGCTCTCCCTCGCGCTTGCCGAGCGCTTCAACGGCGAGATTGTCAGTTGCGATTCGATTGCAGTCTACCGCGAGCTGGAGATCGGTTCGGCCAAGCCCTCACTCGCCGAGCGCGCCCGAGTGCCCCATTACCTCATTGACGTCTTTGGCCCGCAGGAATGGTGCACGGCCGGAGACTACAGCCGTCTGGGCCGCGCCGCGATCGCTGAGATTAGCGGCCGCCAACATCTGCCGATCGTGACCGGGGGGACAGGTTTTTATCTGCGAGCGCTGATCGACGGCCTCTTCCCAGGGCCGCCGCGCTCCGCCAAACTGCGCGAGCGCCTCGAACGGAGCGCGCAACGTCATCCTGCGGGGTGGTTGCATCGCCTGCTCCAGCGGCTCGATGCGGCCGCAGCGGAACGTATTCATGCGAATGACACGCCAAAGCTCATTCGCGCCATTGAGGTGTGCCTCGCCGCACGGCAGCCCATCACACAGGCCTGGCAGGCAGGCCGCGATCCTCTCACCGGCTACCGCGTGCTGCGCATTGGCCTCAACCCTGACCGGCAAGCACTTTATGCACGCATCGATGGCCGCGCCCAGTCGATGTTTGAGTACGGCTTGCTCGAGGAGACCAGCTACATCATGAAGACATACGGCAATACTCTGCCTACGCTCGATGCGCTCGGGTACCGGCAGGCGAAACAGGTGCTGAGCGGCGAGCTTGCGCTGAAGGATGCCATCGCGGCCGCGCAGCAGGGCCACCGCAACTATGCCAAGCGCCAGCTCACCTGGTTTCGACGCGAACCGGAGGTCCATTGGCTGGCCGGGTTTGGCGACGATCCCGCCATTGAGGCTGCCGCGTGTCAAATCATTCAGACAGCGCTCGCCGCGCCGCATTCCACACCGGAGAAGCCACAAGAGTGA